In bacterium, the DNA window TTTACAAAGTATATGAAATTTCTCTAACTGTGATGTAGCTTTAGCAGCCAAAAGACCTCTTTTTATTTCATAGTAACTTATTCCATTTATATAAATTTCCTCCCCTTCTATCACAACTCTTTGGACTTTTCTTTTGACTTTTTCATCTCCTTTTAATATTGCTGTAATGATATTTGTATCAAGCACATATGTCATTTAAAAAGAGACCTACGTTTCACTGCTTCCTCAAAAGTTTCCCTTTGTTTGGGAGATAACTCATCTAACATACCAAAAACAGTCTCTAATACATCGAGCTTTTCGAATAGAGAAACAAGGTTGCTAACTACCTTTGTATTTTCAAAGATATGTGGAATAGTATTATTCCATTCCTTCAACATTTGTTTTTCGAAACTACTAAACTCCTTTATCTCTTTTTTATTATAGATTTTTCCTACCTGTGCTATTGGCATTTCAATCCTTTTTCAAAGAATAAAGGAATAATAAAATTAGTCCACCAACCAAAAATCCTGTAAGAAGATCCTGAGTTTTTTTATCTTGTATTAACCGTTGAATCCTCTGGGATACTTCTGATATTGTACTCAAAGGATTACTACGATTTATTACAATTTTTTTACAAGAAGAATTAATTGGAACCTTAGCATCAGCCACTAAAAGAAGAGGTTTACGAGGCGTTAAATTTTGACCATAAACAACTTCTGTATTAACCCATTGAGAATGATGTCCTTCTTGGCTGGCTATGGCAATTATATAGTTTGCCTTTTTTATTTCCTTTTTAATATCTTCGGGAACGACATTATCTGGCTTCCAATCTCTGCGGGGGATAAAAGGAACTGCCCCCCGCCGGGCTACTTCTTCAGCCATTGCATCTACTAAAGCAAGCTCCCTTGGTGCTACACTATGACTGATAAAAATCCTAATTGACATTCTGATACTTTTGCCTCTATCAACTTATCTCTTCTTTCTGTTTTGGTTTTTTAAACACAGCTATAGGAATACCGATAGCTATAAATATACATCCTATAAAACCTATTATCAATCCCTTTGTTTTTGCTCTCTCAAACTTAATAAGTTGCTCAAAACCTTCTATTATCTCGAGTACATCGTGTGGAGTTAACCTCTTTCATTCCTCAAATCCATATTCCTCAAATCTGCTTTTGTAACTGCTATGGCTTCATTTATATCACAACCCAACACATTTTTTACCATTAATCTCTCTAGGTAGTTTAAAATACCCAAATAAACTCCACTGACTATCAGTATCAGTACTCCTATTTTTATCAAATTTAATCCTCTTTTTCTCCCTTTTTCCTAAAAATTGTACAGTATAAATCCAAAATGTCAATCTTTTTCTCTCGTTATCTCTGTTTCAACTATTTCACATATTATGTGTCCGATAAGAATATGAGCTTCCTGAATCCGTTGTGTATTAGAAGAAGGGACTTTTATTCCAATATCTACGAGCTTCACAAGTTTATCACCTTTCTCACCTGTTAGTCCAATTGTATAAATACCTATAGATTTAGATACTTCTACTGCTTTAATTATATTTGGTGATTCACCTGAAGTTGAGATTGCAATTAGGACATCGCCTTTTTTGCCAAGTGATTCAATTTGTCGCGCAAAGACAATGTCAAATGAAGTATCATTCGGGATAGCTGTTAAAAGCGAGGTGTTTGTTGTAAGTGCAATAGCTGGAAAACTTTGCCTTTCTTTTTGTAATTTTGCAACAAATTCGCAAGCAAGATGCTGAGAATCTGCTGCTGACCCTCCATTACCACAGAGAAGAATTTTTTTGCCCTGCCTTAAAGCCTTAAGCACAATGTTTGTTGCCATTCCAATTTCAACTGTTTTTTTCTTTAATAGTTCTTTTGTACGAATACTTTCATCTATTATTCTTAAAACTTCACGCTTATAATTTTGCATTTTCTTTGATGTATTCATTTAACGCCTCCTCCCACGGCCTTAAAGGTTTGCCAAAAACTCTGTCCCACACAAAATTTAGTAGTCTCCAATTATATGGCCTTTTTGCTGGCTTTTTAAGTTTTTGAGAACTTATTGGTAGAACCTCACAACTGATTTTAGAAATTTTAATTATAGCCTGCGCAAATTCATACCAAGAACAACAGTCAGAATTTGTGATATGATAAATTCCAAAATATTTGGTTTTGATTAATTTCTGAATTGCATGTGCAATGTCTTTAGTATAAGTCGGTGCCCCAATCTGGTCGTCAACTACTTCAATTTTATGCGTCTCCTTACCTTTTTTAACAACCGTATCAACAAAATTTTTACCCCATTTCCCATAAAGACCGGATGTCCTAATAATCCAAAATTTTTCTAAAAGCTTCTTAACCCATAACTCACCGTCAAGTTTTGTCTTACCATAAATATTTATAGGATTTGGTGAATCCCATTCCAAATAAGGGGTAGGTTTCTTACCATCAAAAATATAATCAGTTGAAATATAAAGAATTGGAACCCTAAGCTCCTGACAGGCAAGACATACATTCTTTGTCCCTATAGAATTAACTTTACAGGCTCGTTTGGGATTGAGTTCACAGCCATCTACATCAGTATAGGCAGCAAGATGAATTACAAGAGATGGATTTAGATTAACAATACTTTGAATACTTTTAGTAAGAGTAATGTCTAAGTTATGTATGTCAGTAGGAATAAGTATATAATCCTTAAGGAGTGGTATCAGGTCTCTTCCAAGCATCCCTGATGCACCAGTAATTAGGATTTCCTTTTTTACGGTTGGCGACATAATTATTTATCTCAAGCAAAGCATCTACTGATACACCGGCATCACCCCACCAGCCATCAAATATTTCATAAGTTAGCTTTCCACATTTTGCATACCAATCGTTTACATCGCTGATTTCAAGTTCACCACGAGCTGATGGCTTAAGACTACGAATTATATCAAATACCTGTGAGCCATACATATATACGCCTATAACAGCGTAATTTGAGAGCAGTGCTGATGGCTTTTCAATTACTTTTCTAATTGTTTTACCTTCAATAATAGGTACTCCATAATCACTTGGGTTCGGTACTTCTTTTAAAAGAACTTTTGCACCATCCTCAACTTCAAATTGCTTTACTGCATGAGCTATACTACCGTCCAGAATATTATCTCCAAGTATAACAACAAATTTATCATCCCCTATGAATTCTGATGTCAAAAGAATTGCATGAGCAATCCCTTTCTCTTCTTCTTGATATGTGTAACCGAGCCTTTTTAGCCCCAATTGCCTACCATCGCCAAGTAACCGTAAGAAGTCGCCTGCTGAGTTACCGCCGGTCACAAGTATCACTTCCTTAATTCCTGCATCCACAAGTGTAAAAATTGGGTAACATATCATTGGCATATCATACACAGGGAGTAGGTGCTTGTTAGTTATTTTTGTCAGTGGATAAAGCCTTGTACCAAGACCACCTGCAAGAACTACACCTTTCATATATTCAGGTCTCTTTGATTCTATATCCTTTTTCTTTTAAATATTTAATAGATTGTTTTAGAAATCCTTGTGCATTTTTAACATGGTTTGCTGTCTCTTTCTTAGATATTTCTTTAATAACTTCATAATCCTCCTATTTGCCTGTCTTTAAAAGCATCAAGAAGATAGGAATGAAGATTTAATGATAACAACTTTGTCTTAGTAAAGTGTTTTCCAAAAACTGCTATTACTGCAGAGTGTTTAGAAAAACTTAAATTTTTTGTAAGAAGAAGTGCTTCAGCACAATAAAACATAGAGTAGTAAGCTCTTGAAATAGAAAAATCGTAATCTTTTCTTTTATATAGCACTTCCGCTACTTCAAGACTCCGCTGGGCTTTGTGAATTAGTCTTTTGACTTCCTCTTCATTCATACAGAAACTACCTTTTTCTTGATGTTTATGAGAAACGGTGTTCTATACTTTTGATATTCTTCTTGTGAGAACAAAAATTCTGAAATTACAACATCGTATTTCAGAGATAAATTATTTGAGACATTTCTTATTCCCATTTTTTCTTTAAAACACGGTTCACTTTTAAGAACAATAGCTATATCTATATCAGACCCTGCTTTTGCTTCATTTCTTCCGTGAGACCCAAATAATAATATCCTTTCCAAATTATCGCTGCTAATTTTTCTAATAGCTTCCTTAAATTCGCTCAGAATAAGCTTAATTTTACTATTCATTTTATTTTATGAATTGCAGCCGCAAAATCTTTGGCTAATTGAGGCTCCTTTTGCAATACATCTCCTATCACAACTCCTTGCGCACCGGCAGCAACTTTTGACTTGGCATCAGCTGGAGTCCTAATTCCACCGCCTACAATAATTGGTATAGTTATATAATCCCTGACCTCGCGTATCATTTGATTTGGAACAGAGTTGCTGGCACCACTACCTGCGTCAAGATATACAAGTTTCATTCCCAAATATTCAGTTGCAAGTGCATGATATTTTGCAATGTCAGGTTTATCTCTTGGAATTGGTAGCGTATGACTCATAAACAAGACACTGGTCAGATTACCTGATTCTATAAGTAAATATCCTGTAGGTATAACTTCAAGCCCAAATTCCTTAATAATTGGTGAAGCCTTTACATGTTCACCTATTAGATATTCTGGATTCCTGCCAGAGATTAACGATAAAAATAAGATGGCATCTGCATGCTTTGAGAGCTGAGTTGAATTTCCGGGAAAGATAATAACAGGTACAGTTGAATGAGATTTGACTAGTTTTGTGAACTCGTCAAAATTAGGCTTCTCTATTGTACTTCCACCAACTAATATTGCATCCGCCCCATTAGCACATATGTTTTTAATTTTGGATTCTATACCCTGTAAATTTATGTCAGGGTCAAGTGGGACTAAAAAGGCTGCTCCTTTTTGCTTAAAAATACGAGTTAGATACGAATAAACCACTTATCTTTTGGAGTGCAAAATCGGTGATTTTGCGCAATCCTTAACTTTTTAGTTTTTTAAAACAACCCCGGCAGCACCTACTCTCCCATACCGCTTCCAGTATAGTACCATCGGCCTCTGGGGCTTAACTGCCGTGTTCGGAATGGGAACGGGTGTGGCCCCCAAAGTATAGCCGCCGGGAACAGTTTACATTTTAAAATATCACTTTTAAAGCTTTTGTCAAGTAAAAAGAAACCAAAGATGACACAGATTTTCACAAGATAAAGATAAATTATAAGAACAAATCTGGTGCTAATCTTGTGTAATCTTGTGATTTATACTTTCATAGTATATTAAGTTTTATAGTTTATTTATTACAAGTCCAGTGATAAGTTTAGGATAAAAGTCGGTTGATTTCTGAGGCATTACTTCACGACATGCTGAAATTTTACGCACCTCTTCTATACGGGTTGGATTTAAGATAAAAAATAAATCATATTTGCCAGCCTTTACACCTTCTATACCTTCGTCTATATCCCTCAAATAGTCTATATTTTCCTTCCTTGCTATCTTTTCCTTTGAAATCATTAGCACATGCTCAATGATTACAGAGTGCAGAACAGTTACATCTAAAGTCTTATACTCATAGGTTCTGTCCTTGCTGACAAATTTGTCCATTAAGTTAGCATTTTTTAATTTTAGAACCCAAAACTTACCATTATATAAGCCAAATACATGCTTTTTACCTGAAAGTGCAGTTAAAACTGATTCTTTGGAATTGTGTTCTTTGACAGCAAAAAATTTAGTAACTTTATCTATAAATCCCTCAGTTGATATGCCATAAATTGCTCTGTGGGTGGGTAAAATTAAAAGACCAGGGTCCTCCATTGATACAAAGGTTACCATCCTATGGGTTGCGGTTGGGTTTTCTTTTGAATAATTAAGTGCTGTCTCATATCTATGATGCCCATCTGCAATGAGTAATGTTTTTGTTGCCATTAATCGCTGAATACTTGAAATTGTCTCTTCATCCCATATTCTCCATAGCTTATGGGAGACTCTTTTTTCATAAGATTCGGAGATATCAATTAATGGAGGAGTAGCAGAGATTTTGGCGTCAATTAAATTTGATATTTTATTTTCTATATCCGAATAAAGCATAAATATTTGACCAAAGTTGGCGCGTGTTGCACGGAGCAATTTTAATCTATCTTCTTTAGGAGCAGATAGAGTACGTTCATGGGGTAAGACTACGCCTGTAGAAAAATCTTCAAGCTTTAATATTGCAACAAACCCTTTACGGAGTTTAGACTCACCTTGTGGAGTAATATATTCTTGAAAATAAGGATAAATTGACGGCTCTTTATCTTGAATTAATATACCTTCATCCTGCCATTGTTCAAAAAATGTATTCGCTCCAGTATACGGGTCTTTCTCTTTATTAAGCTCAATCCTAATAATATTATACTCACTTTTTTTATAATATGCTTCCTGCATACTGGGTGTGATTTTATCATAAGGTTGAGTGACTACATCAGATAAATTAACTTTCTCTTGATTATATCTTATCCCTTTAAACGGCTTAATCTCTGCCATTTTTGCTCCCCCTTATCTTAACTTTTTTAATTTTTTAAATCTTTCTTTAAAGTCTGAGGCATACTCATTTCTTAAAGTATCTGCTAAGCATTCCATTCTTTTCCAATCAAGGTTATCACTTTGAGCTTCTATAAGTTCTTTTATATCTTGTTCGTCAAATCTTGTTAGCTTCCTTCTACCCAATTTATAAAGAATTAACTCCTCTGGTCGAGCTACTCTCCATTTCTTGCCAAATATCTTAACTTCTACAGCTCTTTCCAATGCCACACGGTCAATAGTTATAGCTTGCAATCCTGAGATCGATTGAATGACTGGTCTTCTCATCTCTAAACTTAACTGGCAATCCTTTTAATAGTCTTTCTGCAAGATCCATTTTATACTCGCCTTCATCCTTCCTGCTACGCATTTCCTTTATAAACTCGATGAGCCACTTGAGTATCTTAGTCTTTTTCTCTTTTGGTAATTTCTTCCACTCCTCTGCTTGCTCCTCACTTATCTCCTCGTAAGCCTTGTCAATTTCGGCTTGGTTAATAGGTTTAATGCATTCCATACTGTTCTTGCCAGTAATACAACTATCCTTATTCCTGATGAGTTTCTTGAATTTTACACATTCCCAGCCTCTTTCTGTCAAAATTAGGTGCTCACATTTCGGTATCTCGTCTCCTTTTTAACATTCCTTGAAAGCTATTAACGGATTAATAAAATAGGATATAAATTTTCCTTTATGCGGTCATATTCATGACCAATCTCCTCTGCAAGCTTATACTTTGATTTCTTAATCACTATCATCTATCTCCTTGCAAGGAAAAAAGAACCATCCCCATAGCCTTTGGAGAAAACAAAGCTAACTGCAAACATGCTGTTAGGTAGAGCTCATTCAGATTAATCCCATGCGATCTTTCTGGGCTTGCCCTCAAGATATTCCTTGATTAAGTCTTGTATTAAATGACACCTCTCAATTAATTCTTCGCACATTACAGCGTAAGCTTTGAATGGTTCAGGTAACTGCTCGGATGCCTTAACCTCGATGAGCTCTCTGAATATATTCTCTAGGAATTTATCAACAACTTTTATACTTCCATATATTACGTTAAGACTTCCACGTTCATCTTCGCTTAATCGAGGGCCGACATCACCAATATAGAGATCATAAAGATATGTTATACAGGAAACATTTTGGCTTGGTAAAAGTCTCTGTTTATTTAAGGCTTCTTTCAAATTATTCAGATGATCAATTTTTGAGGTATCAATCCCCAATTACTACGTAGTTCGCTATCGATGGCTTTTCTTTTTTTCTGATGGATAATTTATCTTTAATAATTTCCCATATGACTGATAGTAGGAACCCTACTACAACCCCAACCACTACCCAAAATCCACTACACTCATAAAGTTTCAACAAATCAGCCTCCTGACTATGAGTTTCGCATAACTCATTTATCTCTGAAGTTTGGATATCCTTCCATTTGGGCAAAATTTATACACATTTCTTACCTCAACTTTACAACCTTTACTGGTTTATAGTCCTTAACTTTTAGAAAATAAATGCCCGCCCTAAGATTCTCGCCAATTGTATTAC includes these proteins:
- a CDS encoding HEPN domain-containing protein, producing MNEEEVKRLIHKAQRSLEVAEVLYKRKDYDFSISRAYYSMFYCAEALLLTKNLSFSKHSAVIAVFGKHFTKTKLLSLNLHSYLLDAFKDRQIGGL
- a CDS encoding DUF1015 domain-containing protein encodes the protein MAEIKPFKGIRYNQEKVNLSDVVTQPYDKITPSMQEAYYKKSEYNIIRIELNKEKDPYTGANTFFEQWQDEGILIQDKEPSIYPYFQEYITPQGESKLRKGFVAILKLEDFSTGVVLPHERTLSAPKEDRLKLLRATRANFGQIFMLYSDIENKISNLIDAKISATPPLIDISESYEKRVSHKLWRIWDEETISSIQRLMATKTLLIADGHHRYETALNYSKENPTATHRMVTFVSMEDPGLLILPTHRAIYGISTEGFIDKVTKFFAVKEHNSKESVLTALSGKKHVFGLYNGKFWVLKLKNANLMDKFVSKDRTYEYKTLDVTVLHSVIIEHVLMISKEKIARKENIDYLRDIDEGIEGVKAGKYDLFFILNPTRIEEVRKISACREVMPQKSTDFYPKLITGLVINKL
- a CDS encoding SIS domain-containing protein codes for the protein MNTSKKMQNYKREVLRIIDESIRTKELLKKKTVEIGMATNIVLKALRQGKKILLCGNGGSAADSQHLACEFVAKLQKERQSFPAIALTTNTSLLTAIPNDTSFDIVFARQIESLGKKGDVLIAISTSGESPNIIKAVEVSKSIGIYTIGLTGEKGDKLVKLVDIGIKVPSSNTQRIQEAHILIGHIICEIVETEITREKD
- a CDS encoding nucleotidyltransferase is translated as MQAITIDRVALERAVEVKIFGKKWRVARPEELILYKLGRRKLTRFDEQDIKELIEAQSDNLDWKRMECLADTLRNEYASDFKERFKKLKKLR
- the rfbD gene encoding dTDP-4-dehydrorhamnose reductase, encoding MSPTVKKEILITGASGMLGRDLIPLLKDYILIPTDIHNLDITLTKSIQSIVNLNPSLVIHLAAYTDVDGCELNPKRACKVNSIGTKNVCLACQELRVPILYISTDYIFDGKKPTPYLEWDSPNPINIYGKTKLDGELWVKKLLEKFWIIRTSGLYGKWGKNFVDTVVKKGKETHKIEVVDDQIGAPTYTKDIAHAIQKLIKTKYFGIYHITNSDCCSWYEFAQAIIKISKISCEVLPISSQKLKKPAKRPYNWRLLNFVWDRVFGKPLRPWEEALNEYIKENAKL
- a CDS encoding toll/interleukin-1 receptor domain-containing protein; the encoded protein is MSIRIFISHSVAPRELALVDAMAEEVARRGAVPFIPRRDWKPDNVVPEDIKKEIKKANYIIAIASQEGHHSQWVNTEVVYGQNLTPRKPLLLVADAKVPINSSCKKIVINRSNPLSTISEVSQRIQRLIQDKKTQDLLTGFLVGGLILLFLYSLKKD
- a CDS encoding sugar phosphate nucleotidyltransferase, with protein sequence MKGVVLAGGLGTRLYPLTKITNKHLLPVYDMPMICYPIFTLVDAGIKEVILVTGGNSAGDFLRLLGDGRQLGLKRLGYTYQEEEKGIAHAILLTSEFIGDDKFVVILGDNILDGSIAHAVKQFEVEDGAKVLLKEVPNPSDYGVPIIEGKTIRKVIEKPSALLSNYAVIGVYMYGSQVFDIIRSLKPSARGELEISDVNDWYAKCGKLTYEIFDGWWGDAGVSVDALLEINNYVANRKKGNPNYWCIRDAWKRPDTTP
- a CDS encoding geranylgeranylglyceryl/heptaprenylglyceryl phosphate synthase, which gives rise to MVYSYLTRIFKQKGAAFLVPLDPDINLQGIESKIKNICANGADAILVGGSTIEKPNFDEFTKLVKSHSTVPVIIFPGNSTQLSKHADAILFLSLISGRNPEYLIGEHVKASPIIKEFGLEVIPTGYLLIESGNLTSVLFMSHTLPIPRDKPDIAKYHALATEYLGMKLVYLDAGSGASNSVPNQMIREVRDYITIPIIVGGGIRTPADAKSKVAAGAQGVVIGDVLQKEPQLAKDFAAAIHKIK
- a CDS encoding nucleotidyltransferase domain-containing protein; this encodes MNSKIKLILSEFKEAIRKISSDNLERILLFGSHGRNEAKAGSDIDIAIVLKSEPCFKEKMGIRNVSNNLSLKYDVVISEFLFSQEEYQKYRTPFLINIKKKVVSV